The window TGCCATTCAAAGAGTGAGTGACTTTCTGGCGGCAGTGGAATCAGACTACTCCAAACAGGTTATCATCGAAGCAAAAATTGTTGAAGTCCGGCTCAGCGAGGACAATGAAGTTGGTGTTGATTGGACTGTTTTTTCAAAGGGATGGGATAATGTCACGGGTAACACCCCTGCTCATGGCATCTTTGAACAGCGCACCGTGAGCGGCATGGGGGTTTTCCAATTCGGTCTTGTTAACAGCGGTCGCGCCGATATTCTCGTCGACATGCTCAATGAGCAGGGGCAGTTGGATGTCATTTCGCAGCCCAAAGTTGTGACAATGGGCAATCATCCGGCCACCTTCCGGGCCACGCAGACGGTTCCCTATTTCGTTGTGGATGTCATCCCGACGGATGGCGCTTCTCCTTATATTCAATACGATCTCGAATTTCGCGATGCCGGAGTGACGCTGGATGTACTGACGCATGTCGGGACGGATGGACAGATCACCGTGCAGGTGCATCCTGTTGTCTCTGAGATCACCGGCTATACAGCGGCGCTCCCGAATCTCCCCTCGCAACCGATTATTGATGTCAGGGAGACCCAGACCACCGTCCGGATGCGCGACGGCGAGACATTGGTCATCGGCGGCCTTCTTTATACCCGCGATGAGGAAGAGCACCGGGGCATCCCGATACTCTCGAGCATCCCGATCATTAAACACCTCTTTGGAAACACAAAGACATCGACAAAGAAGGTGGAGATGGTTGTTTTCCTCACGCCGAGGATCTTGCCCGAGATGGCGGAGGATCACGAGTAGGCTGTGTTGTCCGCGCTCTTATACCCTCTTATCTCAACGAAGAAAACCCCCGGGTCGCCCGGGGGTTTTTGAGTATTCATTTTGTCTGACTCTATTGCTCTAAAGGATTAGTTTACCTTTCGTGTCACTACAGCGATAATGTCGTCCTTTTTCGGATCACCCTGCAAAAGTCGTTGAGCTGCAGTATCGATCACGCCGTCCGGACCGCCGGAGATGATGGCAATAGCACCACCCGGACCGCCACGGTTTGTTCCCTTCTTCCCATAATAGACCTTATACGGCAATCCCCATGGATCAACGACACCACGATAGACGCCATTGCTGGCCAGGGCGACAACCATATCACTGCCGCTCTGCACACCGCGCTCCATATAAGGTCCATCCCAAGTATTCAGACCCTCTGTATTCGAATAAAGACATGAGAATGCGACAAGATCCTGCTCATCGTTACTTGATCCCGTCCATTTGGAGGGCCAGAAGGTTGTGTCCATATAGTACTGATTGAAGGCTGTCGAAATGGCTTCCATATCGGATTTGGCTCGAGAGACTTTGCTCTTGCCGACCTCCTGGATAACCAAGGGCGTCAAAATACCAGCGAGAACCGCCAAAATTCCGACGATGACGATGGCCTCAATCATTGTAAACCCAGCATTCCGCTTCACCAGAGTACCTCCTCCTGTCTTCTTCCGGAGCATGTGTTCATTCCGCAGGAGTTCCAACCGGAATCCCCTTACGTATGAAACCGCCCTCCCCAAAAAATAGAGAACCTTCCCATTCCTGCATTTCCTTCACTATAATTTTCGTCATATTCCCAACCCTCATTGAGGGAAATGACGGCCGTTTCTGGTGGAAAGGCATCTATCGCCCCACCGGTGGACATCTTTGGGGAGACGACAGGGGATATCTTGGGTATGCTTTCAGAGGGAGGACGCGGGGTTCCCATTGTCACTCCTGCGGGGGGCGGAGGAGCAGGTGGCACGACCGAAAATTTCCGTATCATGTATGAAAGCAATTAGTTACAGCGTTTTAACGATCTTTCTTGCAGGTTCTTTCCTCACCTTCCTGGGCGGTTGCGGCTCCCGATTGCCACCACCCTATAAACCGATGCGTCCCAAGCAGTTCACCTGGATTCTTCTCGAGGAAGATCCGACAAAAGCGATTGTGGCCCTGCTTTTCAGGTCGTCTGCCATCGACTCCATTCCACCCCCCATAACCCTCAGGCGGATTGATGCCCTTCTGCGGCGCTTGCATCCCTCCCAGATCGAACCCGATGCGGTCGATCGACTCGCCCTGCTGCGGGAAGAGGAAGAGCTGGAGCGCCAGCTTCAGGAACTTCACATCGGGATGGGAGATCTTGTGCGATTCCGGTTGGGTATCGGCATGGGGGATGATGATACGATTTTCCGCCGGCTCGCCGGGATCCTGGGCAGCAAAGCGATTCTTTCGCTTCATTACGGCACGGTGGAGGGACGAATTCATGCCCGTCAGTATTTAGAGAGCGGTTTGATTTGGGATCCTGACAATCCGATTTTGACAATTCTCCTTTCCCGGCTTCTAAAAATGGGATCGTATCATTGGCTCTCTACAAAAATGTTGGAACGTTACGGCAGAGGATCCCGAGGCCGGGATCTCATGGATCTCGAACAGATGCGCGCATGGGAAGGCCACTACCAAACAACACTTGAAGAGAAGAATCTGCGCAAAGCACACAAGTATATTGATAAAATTCTGGAGCGCAACGGGCGCCGCCCCTGGATCCTGCTGGAGCAGGCGAGGCTTTACATTGAAGGAGACCGCGACACCGATGCCCGGCCCCTTCTTGAAGAAGCGCTGAGCGCCATGAGGGATGATCTCGCGGCAAAGGACGAAACCGGCGCAGAGATCTCGCCAAGGGAGCTCCGCGGCAACGCCTACTTCCTCAGCGCCACTCTCGAAAGCAACCGGTTGGAATACGATAAGGCCGATTCCCTCTTTCGGCTTGCTTTTGAAGATCTTAGACATTCCGAAGGCGGAGGCTACCTCGCTGATCTTATGGCCTTGCCCTGGGATTTATTTTCAGCGGAAGAAAAACTCGAATATGACAGCAACCCCAACAGGGATGCTTGGTTAGAACATTTTTGGCACACGGAGGACCCTATCCTGGCGACACCCCACCTTCGTGAAAACCAGGTGGAATATTGGACACGCATTGCTATCGCAAAAACACGCTTCGATCGCTTGCGCAATGAATTGACCGGGCCGGAAACGGAACCCGGCGCCGCCATACTGCGGTTTGGGCGCCCGGCCCGGTTTGAATTTCTCAACGGGCAGCCGAAGGCCGGCTCCAGCATCCATCCCTCGATTGACTTCAGTATCTTTAGAAAACTCATAATGAGTTATACATTCCGGTATACGACAAACCCCCAGGATTCCGTAAAACGCGTGCTGGCATTTGATGACGGCGGGGGCAACAATCTTTTCACCTGCATCGACTCCCTGGCGACTCTGGTTTGGCCGCCGCGCGTTTTCGATTTCAGTTTCCGCGGCCTCTACTACCCCATGGCCATGGATGCCGCCAGGTTTCAAGAACATAACGGCACCACGCGGCTGATCGTAGGCCTTGAGACATTATGGCCTAATCTACAGGTGCCGTTTCCACTGAGCGAGTATTCATTTGAGGGGTCCCTGGAAGCTATATCGACGCGCTACCAAATGAGGGATCAAGGGGATATCTATTTCGGGAAGCCAATGGGAACCCGCGAATTGCCAATGGATCGAATCGTTCCCGCTCAAGGCCGGGGATCGCTATTCCAACGGCGTATCGCCACCCTTGAATGGGACCATCTCCCGGCGGGAATCAGCCGGGTGGCCTCTTTGTTAAAGCTTCGGGATAATACAGGCGTGATCGTCGGATATTCAGCCGACAACGGAGATAAAATCATCCATCCCGGCTGGGACACCGGGAAGTTGGAGATGAGCGATATCCTCTTCGCCGCCCACATTTCGGACAACGGTCTCAGCGAGCGGGATTGGGAGATCCGGCCCGGCGTCACGGCATATGGTATCCCCCGTGACAGCCTCAAAATCATACCCCGGGGCAGTACAAAACTACTCCCCGGCGAAGACCTCTTCATATTGTTTGAAGTTTACAACCTAAGTCCCGGATCCGGCGTCTCTCAATGTGAAATCCGCCAGATATTAGAGAAAATCCGCCCCGACGGCACCGTGGCCTACAGTGTTGGTTCGGCGGATGCCACTTCATCTCTCATCCGATACGGAATCAATTGGTGGGTTTCATGGAACGGCATCGGCCTTTCAGAACTCAAAGAGGGGCGCTATCGTCTGCGGATTATCGCCTTTGATCAAAACGCTTTTCAGGCCGTGGAAAAAACAAAATCCTTCACCGTTTTGTCCGGTCAGCATCTCGCCGGAGAATACCCCTGGCGGCGGCTAAAGCCGGAGGAGCCGTCATAAAGACCGGCCGCGCCAAGCCCGTCCTTCTGACCGAAGGAGGAATCCTCGGCCCCCTTCTGCGTATGGGTGTCCCATCCATGATTGGATTTCTGGCTCTGAATATTTACGATTTGGCCGATATGTTCTGGGTCTCTCGTTTGGGCGTTGATCGCATCGCAGCCATCACACTCTTTCAATCATTTCAATGGGTCATCAGTTCCGCAAATCAGATGATCGGCACCGGTTCAGTCGCCGTCATCTCCCGTCGCTACGGCGAAGGGCAGGCTCATCGCACCGAAGCGAGTATTAAAGAGACCCTTATCCTCAAATGGATATCAGGGCTTGTCTTCGGCTTCATCGGCTTCCTGGTTCTGC is drawn from Candidatus Eisenbacteria bacterium and contains these coding sequences:
- a CDS encoding tetratricopeptide repeat protein, giving the protein MKAISYSVLTIFLAGSFLTFLGGCGSRLPPPYKPMRPKQFTWILLEEDPTKAIVALLFRSSAIDSIPPPITLRRIDALLRRLHPSQIEPDAVDRLALLREEEELERQLQELHIGMGDLVRFRLGIGMGDDDTIFRRLAGILGSKAILSLHYGTVEGRIHARQYLESGLIWDPDNPILTILLSRLLKMGSYHWLSTKMLERYGRGSRGRDLMDLEQMRAWEGHYQTTLEEKNLRKAHKYIDKILERNGRRPWILLEQARLYIEGDRDTDARPLLEEALSAMRDDLAAKDETGAEISPRELRGNAYFLSATLESNRLEYDKADSLFRLAFEDLRHSEGGGYLADLMALPWDLFSAEEKLEYDSNPNRDAWLEHFWHTEDPILATPHLRENQVEYWTRIAIAKTRFDRLRNELTGPETEPGAAILRFGRPARFEFLNGQPKAGSSIHPSIDFSIFRKLIMSYTFRYTTNPQDSVKRVLAFDDGGGNNLFTCIDSLATLVWPPRVFDFSFRGLYYPMAMDAARFQEHNGTTRLIVGLETLWPNLQVPFPLSEYSFEGSLEAISTRYQMRDQGDIYFGKPMGTRELPMDRIVPAQGRGSLFQRRIATLEWDHLPAGISRVASLLKLRDNTGVIVGYSADNGDKIIHPGWDTGKLEMSDILFAAHISDNGLSERDWEIRPGVTAYGIPRDSLKIIPRGSTKLLPGEDLFILFEVYNLSPGSGVSQCEIRQILEKIRPDGTVAYSVGSADATSSLIRYGINWWVSWNGIGLSELKEGRYRLRIIAFDQNAFQAVEKTKSFTVLSGQHLAGEYPWRRLKPEEPS
- a CDS encoding type II secretion system protein GspG; translation: MKRNAGFTMIEAIVIVGILAVLAGILTPLVIQEVGKSKVSRAKSDMEAISTAFNQYYMDTTFWPSKWTGSSNDEQDLVAFSCLYSNTEGLNTWDGPYMERGVQSGSDMVVALASNGVYRGVVDPWGLPYKVYYGKKGTNRGGPGGAIAIISGGPDGVIDTAAQRLLQGDPKKDDIIAVVTRKVN